Proteins from one Meriones unguiculatus strain TT.TT164.6M chromosome 10, Bangor_MerUng_6.1, whole genome shotgun sequence genomic window:
- the Adgrg5 gene encoding LOW QUALITY PROTEIN: adhesion G-protein coupled receptor G5 (The sequence of the model RefSeq protein was modified relative to this genomic sequence to represent the inferred CDS: deleted 2 bases in 1 codon) encodes MDANRSLFFCLCLLAVPGVLVETLQDILNTMKRLEKPIGRSYGVRHIHQLEQKLLNASFYGHNLTLQTNSIQSLVFKLNCDFPGLSLSSVTMRNISKAWEPHAMQFPAELTKDACETSRPAELRLICIYFFTSHLFQDGHNSTLLNNYVLGAQLDHRPLNNLSKPVNISFWHNQSLEGYTVTCVFWKEEASQRSWGFWSPEGCYTERPSPSQVLCHCNHLTYFAVLMQLSGEPVPAELQLPLEYISLVGCVISIVASLLTILLYAHARKQSDSITHIHMNLNGSVLLLNVAFLLSSQMAPPVVPTSVCVVLAALLHYALLSSLTWMAIEGFNLYLLLGRVYNVYIRRYLLRLCVLGWGSPALLVLLLLAIKSSVYGPCVISFSKSQENGTGFQNVSMCWVRSPIVHRVLVMGYGGLTSLFNLVVLAWSLWILCKLRAREKALSPGAYRDTIMVLGLTVLLGTTWALALFSFGVFLLPQIFLFTIFNSLYGFFLFLWFCSQRRYSDAEAKAEMEMEAVSSSQVTH; translated from the exons ATGGACGCCAACAGGTCCCTTTTCTTCTGCCTGTGCCTTCTGGCTGTTCCCGGTGTCCTAGTAG AAACACTGCAGGACATACTGAACACGATGAAGCGCCTTGAGAAGCCCATAGGCCGGTCTTACGGAGTGAG GCATATCCACCAACTGGAGCAGAAGCTGCTCAATGCCAGCTTCTATGGGCACAACTTGACCCTGCAGACAAACTCCATCCAGTCTCTGGTCTTCAAGCTGAACTGTGACTTTCCCGGTCTCTCCCTGTCCAGCGTCACTATGAGGAACATCTCCAAG GCCTGGGAGCCGCATGCCATGCAGTTCCCAGCTGAGCTGACCAAGGACGCCTGTGAGACCTCCCGGCCTGCCGAGCTTAGGCTCATCTGCATCTACTTCTTCACCAGTCACCTCTTCCAG GATGGTCATAACTCAACCCTGCTCAATAACTACGTTCTGGGGGCCCAGCTGGATCACAGGCCCCTGAACAACCTTTCCAAGCCAGTCAACATCAGCTTCTGGCACAACCAAAGTCTG GAAGGGTACACAGTAACCTGTGTCTTCTGGAAGGAGGAAGCCAGCCAGCGCAGCTGGGGTTTCTGGAGCCCcgagggctgttacacagagcgGCCCTCACCCTCTCAGGTGCTCTGCCACTGCAACCACCTCACCTACTTCGCTGTGCTCATG CAGCTCTCTGGAGAGCCGGTGCCTGCTGAGCTGCAGCTGCCTCTTGAGTACATCTCCCTCGTGGGTTGTGTCATCTCCATCGTGGCCTCGCTGCTCACCATACTGCTTTATGCCCATGCTAG GAAGCAAAGTGACTCCATCACACACATCCACATGAACCTGAACGGCTCTGTCCTGCTGCTGAACGTCGCCTTCCTTCTGAGCTCCCAGATGGCCCCGCCCGTGGTGCCCACCTCAGTGTGCGTGGTGCTGGCGGCCCTCCTACACTACGCGCTGCTCAGCAGCCTCACCTGGATGGCCATCGAAGGCTTCAACCTCTACCTTCTGCTGGGGCGTGTCTACAATGTCTACATCCGTCGCTACTTGCTCAGGCTCTGCGTGCTGGGCTGGG GCTCTCCAGCCCTCTTGGTGCTTCTTCTTCTGGCGATCAAGAGCTCAGTGTATGGACCCTGCGTGATCTCTTTCTCCAAAAGCCAGGAAAATGGTACAGGCTTCCAGAATGTGTCCAT GTGCTGGGTACGCAGTCCCATTGTACACCGTGTCCTGGTCATGGGCTACGGTGGCCTCACATCTCTGTTCAACCTAGTGGTGCTGGCGTGGTCTCTGTGGATCTTGTGCAAGCTCCGGGCACGGGAGAAGGCGCTGAGTCCCGGGGCCTACCGAGACACTATCATGGTGCTGGGCCTCACTGTGCTACTGGGCACCACCTGGGCCCTGGCCCTCTTCTCCTTCGGTGTGTTTCTGCTGCCTCAGATCTTCCTCTTCACCATCTTCAACTCGCTCTATG gtttcttcctcttcctgtggtTCTGCTCACAAAGGCGTTACTCAGATGCCGAAGCCAAGGCAGAGATG GAGATGGAGGCAGTCAGCTCCTCCCAGGTGACACACTAA